A genomic window from Sorex araneus isolate mSorAra2 chromosome 2, mSorAra2.pri, whole genome shotgun sequence includes:
- the LOC105943505 gene encoding E3 ubiquitin-protein ligase TRIM38-like produces the protein MEQEHLCEKHGEKLSLFCEDDGQLICWCCERTRQHKGHTTVLAVDACQSYKESTGIFQEALTYLKKQEEQYKEWLGDIRKQITKCQSETMKKEDCIKYHFKIFHMILHMEEKSYLWRLEDEKEQVLKRLQDREAQLEEQSQELNKHILELERKCQGSAQELLQDVTHTLDRISAMQLNKPEDVVLLDTFSMPDVDNIFCQLTKLFETDHVRLTLDPDTAHNNLHVDKDENIVIGGRTQVKQDTPTRFKDLPCVLGCEAFTSGKYYFEIYFQEGSRWDVGVCLENVSRDNDRRRDPESGFWAIRHCRDNDYVALTSPLTPLSLEDVSFIGVFLDYEAGIISFYNLDTASHIFTFPKVSFSESIKPYFCIGEDSYLYIYHTYL, from the exons ATGGAGCAGGAGCATCTGTGTGAAAAACATGGAGAGAAGCTCAGCCTGTTCTGTGAAGATGATGGTCAGCTCATCTGCTGGTGTTGTGAGCGGACACGACAGCACAAAGGGCACACCACGGTCCTTGCTGTAGATGCCTGTCAGAGCTACAAGGAGAGTACT GGAATCTTCCAAGAAGCATTGACATACCTGAAGAAACAAGAAGAACAATATAAGGAATGGCTAGGGGACATAAGAAAGCAAATAACAAAATGTCAG TCTGAAACTATGAAAAAAGAAGATTGCATTAAGTATCATTTTAAGATTTTTCATATGATTCTACACATGGAGGAGAAATCTTATCTCTGGAGACTGGAGGATGAAAAAGAGCAAGTTCTGAAGAGACTGCAGGACAGGGAAGCCCAGCTGGAGGAGCAAAGCCAGGAACTCAACAAACACATCCTGGAACTGGAGAGGAAATGTCAGGGCTCAGCCCAGGAGTTACTGCAG GATGTGACACACACTTTGGACAG gATTTCTGCTATGCAGCTAAATAAGCCAGAGGACGTTGTCTTATTGGATACTTTCAGTATGCCTGATGTTGATAACATTTTCTGTCAATTGACCAAATTGTTTGAGACTGATCATG TTCGGCTTACTCTGGATCCAGATACAGCTCACAACAACCTACACGTGGACAAGGATGAGAACATCGTGATTGGTGGCAGGACCCAAGTGAAGCAGGACACTCCTACTAGGTTTAAAGACTTACCCTGTGTCCTGGGATGCGAGGCCTTCACCTCTGGGAAATattactttgaaatatattttcaagaaGGATCTAGGTGGGATGTCGGAGTTTGTCTGGAAAATGTGTCAAGAGACAATGACAGGAGACGGGATCCTGAGTCTGGCTTCTGGGCCATCAGACATTGTAGAGATAATGACTATGTGGCTCTTACATCGCCCCTAACTCCTCTTTCTCTGGAGGATGTTAGTTTTATAGGGGTTTTCCTGGACTATGAGGCTGGAATAATCTCCTTTTACAATTTGGATACTGCCTCCCACATCTTCACTTTCCCAAAGGTCTCTTTCTCTGAGTCTATCAAGCCTTATTTCTGTATTGGTGAAGATTCTTATTTGTACATTTATCATACATATTTGTAA
- the LOC101546429 gene encoding E3 ubiquitin-protein ligase TRIM38-like, with translation MASGTSITAMREEATCSICLEMMTGPVSIDCGHTFCCICIMQFFENQRQESLSLGLFRCPVCREHFQQESIRPIRQLENLIDTIRRVEQESLCEEHGEKLCLFCEDDGQLICWRCERTPQHRGHTTVLREEVSPSFKKRFQETVTKLREVDDEYTTLKLDTEDQIIKWNRVIEHRRQRIQSDFKNLHTFLHEEEKSYLWRLEEEKKEILTELENRVATLEDKSQELKMCILELERNREGSAHELLKIIQQYQLALGFGPKLKQNTNKAISHVDRPMSAMAFNAQKPFYRNIGTMCIVSELYFDPKKILEQYQAIITLDPDTAHSVLHLAGDGKQVSWGPPQRKRDTPWRFQVSPCVLGCQTFTTGRYYFEVSIPKGPEWDVGVCLENVPRDSEVTLDPENGFWAIRLCKQNDYVALTSPLTPLCLRELAWFVGVFLDYEAGLVSFYNMYSGSHIFTFPKASFSEPLRPYFRIGKGSHLYLPSV, from the exons ATGGCCTCAGGCACATCCATCACGGCAATGAGGGAGGAAGCCACGTGCTCCATCTGCCTGGAGATGATGACTGGGCCAGTGAGCATCGACTGTGGGCACACCTTCTGTTGCATCTGCATCATGCAATTTTTTGAGAACCAGAGACAGGAGTCATTATCACTGGGGCTCTTCCGGTGTCCTGTATGTAGGGAACATTTTCAGCAGGAGAGCATCCGGCCCATACGGCAGCTAGAAAACCTCATTGACACAATCAGGAGGGTGGAGCAGGAAAGTTTGTGTGAGGAACACGGAGAGAAGCTCTGTCTGTTCTGTGAAGATGACGGTCAGCTCATCTGCTGGCGCTGTGAGCGGACACCACAGCACCGAGGGCACACCACGGTCCTCAGAGAAGAGGTAAGTCCAAGCTTCAAG AAAAGGTTCCAGGAAACTGTGACAAAACTGAGGGAAGTTGATGATGAATATACGACATTGAAGCTGGACACAGAAgatcaaataataaaatggaat AGGGTTATAGAGCACAGGCGACAGAGGATCCAATCTGACTTTAAGAATCTCCATACATTCCTGCATGAGGAGGAGAAGTCTTATCTATGGAGgctagaggaagaaaaaaaggaaatcttgaCGGAGCTGGAGAACAGAGTAGCCACCCTAGAAGACAAGAGTCAGGAACTGAAGATGTGtatcctggagctggagaggaaTCGGGAGGGCTCTGCACATGAATTGCTGAAG ATTATCCAACAGTATCAGCTGGCTCTAGGATTTGGGCCAAAACTTAAGCAAAATACCAACAAAGCTATTAGTCATGTAGATAGACC GATGTCTGCCATGGCGTTCAATGCACAAAAGCCTTTCTATAGGAATATTGGTACCATGTGCATTGTTTCTGAACTCTACTTTGATCCGAAGAAAATTTTAGAGCAATATCAAG CTATCATCACTCTGGATCCAGATACAGCTCACAGTGTCCTACATCTGGCTGGGGATGGGAAGCAGGTGTCTTGGGGACCCCCCCAGAGGAAGCGTGATACGCCTTGGAGGTTTCAAGTCTCACCCTGTGTCCTGGGATGTCAGACCTTCACTACAGGACGATACTACTTTGAGGTGTCCATACCAAAGGGACCTGAGTGGGATGTAGGTGTTTGTCTGGAAAATGTGCCAAGGGACAGTGAAGTGACACTGGATCCTGAGAATGGATTCTGGGCCATCCGACTGTGCAAACAGAATGACTATGTCGCCCTTACCTCTCCCCTCACTCCGCTTTGTCTGAGGGAGTTGGCTTGGTTTGTGGGGGTTTTCCTGGACTACGAAGCTGGACTTGTATCATTTTACAACATGTACAGTGGTTCCCACATCTTCACCTTCCCAAAGGCCTCCTTCTCTGAGCCCCTCAGGCCCTATTTCCGTATTGGTAAAGGTTCTCATTTATACCTCCCTTCAGTTTAG